The following proteins are co-located in the Desulfurococcus amylolyticus Z-533 genome:
- a CDS encoding S16 family serine protease, with protein MHGYRYATPASLIILLAFTLIPAAAISDSGLPNYSYIKSITIYAPAVSGSGEGVLSKTTLIVAYPGGGRVFFSALPYTELDTQGAARIAAYIASLAAGVSFSNYDYYVITESNVPIIGGPSSGGLMCVGFLSLLMNKTLNPSVTMTGMINPDGTIGPVGGLKEKLDAAASNGFKTFLIPRGQRYYQYPVIQETRLPWGVIRRTTYQSIDLVEYGRSINVSVIEVGSIFDAFVYFTGVDINASSVLEPLQVSMPGEIVDSLLNNLSTMVQDTYSSASKVYDYYYKRTLQMVIDNLNNTLSSLYSIKDKYPVYTFVQGFSIYPTVIYYNLYSKVLSNTLSMDSILDTVNTTLISIGNRLNSIGRNLDLDELIWISLAKAVYYRAGYYYTNALSSTSNSNELAYLSYSLSYAKQCSILLDLIEASSSSSPSSLINLVDTRDLYAAASTIYSYIEALVNEVGGNTQVLSDASDYYGLMNSQIVNDTVTLLGFTIYVIGESTYGLHMVFDQSNLDDIAYVQQAILTMLSSKIPSSQVLRFFIKYGYEALENRDYSSAIHGFSQAFSLYLVLALTLEGNSNTSTSSQGGVASSNTTTSFIQIPVNQPIANTTPENQLSRGLILKYLGILVITVVAISVILALRMIKYR; from the coding sequence ATGCATGGGTATAGGTATGCTACACCTGCTTCTTTAATTATCTTGTTGGCGTTTACACTAATACCGGCTGCCGCGATTAGTGATTCAGGGTTACCGAATTACAGCTATATTAAATCTATCACAATATACGCCCCGGCGGTATCCGGTAGTGGAGAGGGAGTGTTATCTAAGACCACATTAATAGTGGCTTATCCTGGTGGTGGGAGGGTATTCTTCTCAGCTTTACCATATACTGAGCTAGATACCCAGGGGGCTGCTAGGATAGCTGCCTATATAGCTTCACTGGCAGCAGGGGTATCATTCAGCAACTACGATTACTATGTGATTACGGAGTCCAATGTACCCATCATAGGCGGCCCTAGTTCAGGTGGATTAATGTGTGTTGGCTTTCTCTCATTGTTGATGAATAAAACCCTTAATCCAAGTGTAACGATGACGGGTATGATTAACCCTGATGGCACGATAGGGCCTGTTGGCGGATTGAAGGAGAAACTTGATGCAGCGGCTTCGAATGGATTTAAGACATTTCTTATTCCTAGGGGGCAACGATACTATCAGTACCCAGTTATACAGGAGACGAGGTTGCCATGGGGTGTTATAAGGAGGACAACCTACCAGAGCATTGATCTTGTAGAGTATGGTAGAAGCATTAATGTATCTGTGATAGAAGTCGGCTCTATATTCGATGCATTCGTATACTTCACAGGTGTAGATATCAATGCCTCTAGTGTCCTCGAACCCTTACAGGTAAGCATGCCGGGAGAGATCGTTGACTCCCTCCTGAATAATCTGAGCACTATGGTTCAGGATACATATTCTTCGGCGAGCAAGGTATATGACTATTATTATAAGAGAACCCTGCAGATGGTTATCGATAATTTAAATAATACTCTTTCAAGCCTTTACTCCATTAAAGATAAATACCCAGTTTACACGTTTGTGCAGGGGTTCAGCATATATCCTACGGTAATATACTATAATCTTTACTCGAAAGTACTCTCGAATACTCTAAGCATGGACTCTATACTTGACACCGTGAATACGACTCTTATTTCGATAGGCAACAGGCTTAATAGTATAGGGAGAAACCTAGATCTAGACGAATTAATATGGATCTCTCTGGCTAAGGCGGTCTACTATAGGGCCGGCTACTATTATACGAATGCCTTGTCCTCCACAAGCAATAGTAATGAATTAGCATATTTATCCTACTCGCTCTCCTATGCTAAACAGTGTAGTATACTCCTAGATTTGATCGAGGCTTCATCAAGTAGCTCTCCATCATCATTAATTAACCTAGTTGATACCAGGGATTTATACGCGGCGGCATCAACTATTTACTCGTATATCGAGGCCCTTGTTAATGAGGTGGGTGGGAATACACAGGTGTTAAGCGATGCATCAGACTACTATGGTTTAATGAATTCACAGATAGTCAACGACACCGTCACACTACTTGGTTTCACAATATATGTTATTGGTGAATCCACGTATGGGTTACACATGGTGTTTGATCAGAGTAATCTAGATGACATCGCGTATGTACAGCAAGCCATATTAACAATGTTATCAAGTAAAATACCGTCATCACAAGTGCTACGATTCTTCATTAAGTATGGTTACGAGGCGCTAGAGAACAGAGATTACTCTTCAGCGATCCACGGGTTTTCACAGGCATTCTCGCTTTACCTGGTTCTCGCATTAACTCTAGAGGGAAACTCTAATACTAGTACATCTTCCCAGGGAGGTGTAGCATCCTCGAATACTACTACGTCATTTATACAGATACCTGTAAATCAACCCATAGCCAATACTACTCCTGAGAACCAGCTATCAAGGGGATTAATCCTGAAATACCTAGGAATACTAGTCATCACAGTTGTGGCTATATCGGTAATCCTTGCACTCAGGATGATAAAGTACAGGTAG
- a CDS encoding zinc metalloprotease HtpX — protein MLLWFYDPFTMIALIIVYIIGFLVLMVTAGYIAPKVARRFASRFSLSSSMLLIGLLTIGSSIAGISLVAYVLINYIGAEFTLGFIIWLVIFIVIANMFTYILSPYMINLLYGARHDEWLQKVVDEVALRLGLSNPPKAMIVNMPPNAFAYGNALSGRYVAASRELIEMLNEDELRAVIGHELGHHLHRDNSIMLFMGLLPSIIYYLGVSLIRAGIIYSSMRLTSERKNSGSGGFILAIIGILAVVISFIVQILVLAFSRLREYYADTTGAYASSPSNMQRALAKLHIYYEGSGRAREMVSTSKLRTMFIYAFTEAVANPLYHYGSFYRSPKIDDASIDEVIQELKNKEVNSMQEFLSTHPPIPKRLRFLDELVFKA, from the coding sequence ATGTTGCTATGGTTTTATGATCCCTTTACGATGATAGCGCTTATAATAGTATACATTATTGGATTCCTAGTATTAATGGTTACAGCTGGCTATATTGCCCCAAAGGTGGCACGTAGGTTCGCCAGTAGATTCTCCCTCTCATCATCCATGTTGCTGATAGGCCTCCTAACTATTGGGTCGAGTATTGCAGGGATATCGCTTGTAGCATATGTATTAATTAACTATATTGGTGCAGAGTTCACGCTGGGCTTCATTATATGGCTCGTGATCTTCATAGTGATAGCCAATATGTTCACATATATTCTCTCGCCCTATATGATAAACCTTCTCTACGGGGCTAGACACGATGAATGGTTACAGAAGGTAGTTGATGAGGTAGCATTAAGGCTCGGTTTAAGTAACCCACCTAAGGCAATGATCGTAAATATGCCTCCAAACGCGTTTGCCTATGGTAACGCTTTGTCAGGTAGATACGTGGCTGCGTCAAGGGAGCTTATCGAGATGCTTAACGAGGATGAATTAAGGGCTGTAATAGGGCATGAGCTGGGCCATCATTTACACAGGGATAACTCTATAATGTTATTCATGGGGCTACTGCCCAGCATCATATATTATCTAGGTGTCTCCCTGATAAGGGCAGGCATAATTTACTCGTCAATGAGGCTTACATCGGAGAGGAAGAATAGTGGTTCAGGGGGCTTCATATTAGCTATAATAGGTATATTAGCAGTGGTAATAAGCTTCATTGTTCAAATACTCGTACTAGCCTTTAGCAGGCTCAGGGAATACTATGCAGACACTACTGGAGCTTATGCTTCGTCCCCATCGAACATGCAGAGGGCGCTTGCAAAACTACACATATACTATGAGGGCAGCGGGAGAGCCCGAGAAATGGTTTCAACAAGTAAGTTGAGAACAATGTTCATATACGCCTTCACAGAGGCGGTGGCTAACCCATTATACCACTATGGTTCATTCTATAGAAGTCCTAAGATAGATGACGCAAGCATAGATGAAGTAATACAGGAGCTCAAGAATAAAGAAGTGAATAGCATGCAGGAATTCCTCTCAACACACCCCCCAATACCCAAGAGGCTCCGTTTCCTTGATGAATTAGTTTTTAAGGCGTAG
- a CDS encoding transmembrane electron transporter, translated as MGILDPISFIPMLATMALIDSVDPCFFILYTGILISYTAGSMRKLVEVSAVFILTVFTGYWVFGFLLKSVFSRTLVSPIYIFTTMIIYGVSMIIYGFHNLIKERNNREDGICREDMVECNLSRRIGLQKLLETGGLIYIALTGFIASFTLLPCSAGMYIIYNMLTSGTPFPIWAFYTFLYTAIFVSPLVLITLIYIGITKTRIHEKLIRHQASLRILGGLIAVATAVYVYLYR; from the coding sequence GTGGGTATTTTGGATCCTATATCTTTTATCCCCATGTTAGCCACTATGGCCCTGATAGACTCGGTGGACCCGTGCTTCTTCATATTATACACTGGTATCCTCATATCATATACTGCAGGCAGTATGAGGAAACTCGTTGAGGTATCAGCAGTATTTATATTAACTGTTTTCACCGGGTACTGGGTATTCGGGTTTCTATTGAAAAGCGTGTTCAGCCGGACCTTGGTTTCACCTATTTACATATTTACCACAATGATAATCTATGGGGTCTCAATGATCATCTATGGCTTCCATAATTTAATCAAGGAGAGGAATAACAGAGAGGATGGAATCTGCAGGGAGGATATGGTTGAGTGTAATCTGTCAAGGAGAATAGGTTTACAAAAACTCCTGGAGACAGGAGGACTAATTTATATTGCTTTAACAGGGTTTATTGCGTCCTTCACGCTGCTCCCCTGTAGTGCAGGGATGTATATTATCTATAATATGCTGACAAGTGGCACACCTTTCCCCATATGGGCTTTCTACACGTTCCTCTATACAGCGATATTCGTTTCACCGCTGGTTCTCATCACATTGATTTATATAGGAATAACGAAAACCAGGATACATGAGAAACTAATCAGGCACCAAGCCTCCTTGAGAATACTCGGGGGTCTGATAGCGGTTGCAACAGCGGTATATGTCTATCTATACCGTTAA
- a CDS encoding thioredoxin family protein: protein MSIYTVKNRIRDNGSRIRIIMGYRKMPGKSASKNKGGTNKSNVIFLLIPVVVFITTIAILLAWNQPGGSGGNTAFYLGTSKYMNIDITSSEWKNIYNNLTQIAQLNESTRIIMFGLTTCPHCHAQQEFFESEMSGKVLYLWVDMDEKAGSLFSQLTNLEISKGAPPQYALGVPHIIVLDKNGELVAVVIGEAKDKGFWDRLLST from the coding sequence ATGTCTATCTATACCGTTAAAAACAGGATTAGAGATAATGGTTCAAGAATAAGAATAATAATGGGGTACCGTAAAATGCCTGGTAAAAGCGCTAGTAAAAATAAGGGTGGGACTAATAAGAGCAATGTGATATTCTTACTCATACCGGTAGTAGTTTTCATTACTACAATAGCAATACTACTAGCATGGAACCAGCCGGGTGGAAGCGGTGGTAATACAGCTTTCTATCTTGGCACCAGTAAATACATGAATATAGATATTACCAGTAGTGAATGGAAAAACATATACAATAACCTAACACAGATAGCGCAACTCAATGAATCCACTAGGATAATAATGTTTGGCCTGACCACCTGTCCCCACTGCCATGCACAACAAGAATTCTTCGAGTCTGAGATGTCTGGTAAAGTATTATACTTATGGGTCGACATGGATGAAAAGGCTGGCTCCCTCTTCTCCCAGCTTACAAACCTAGAGATCTCAAAGGGAGCACCACCCCAATACGCTTTAGGAGTACCTCATATCATCGTGCTAGATAAGAACGGTGAACTAGTGGCCGTGGTAATAGGTGAGGCTAAGGACAAGGGGTTCTGGGATAGACTCCTCTCTACTTAG
- a CDS encoding glycosyltransferase gives MKAWMFTFESIYTRKVGGLAEVPPRLANALVEKGIDVEIYTPSHGLKTNKGFKREVFKTSINGVEYSILEYNAPVKHYIVSGGILEDPLVYSSNLVSKSLVFARVIREYFNQIVGEGEIPDIVHGHDWHSYPALLAINLESTRRGTPIGIVYHVHLLSHGFMDLQEITRGLNIWSNDHVRGKLGIKSFEEYYYASGGWIEKLAALTSDRVIVVSKGYTRDVVRYVGLDNADRVDYVFNASTWTWSTVLDTVSKYIGDRDPFSYEARRLVRDKMLREELRLINVENPDPYLRDVINRLIDKYGVSISSPFKQDGPLILLTGRSTRQKGIDLLLKSMDKLLVEVPRTRVVLAVIPVSGTEELLREIIEYQLLFPDNLRILPGYIDHEHYLMLYYAASVFLAASRYEPFGLVVLEALSSGTPVAASNTGGFRDLIKDVRMYSLDGTGALFPPLDVDGMIDAVKTVLEIVEDRERSVVFRRRCVEHSKQFSWSSSADKLIKIYTSIKSQAGGRDAL, from the coding sequence TTGAAAGCATGGATGTTCACGTTTGAATCAATATATACTAGGAAGGTGGGAGGACTAGCCGAAGTACCACCAAGGCTCGCTAATGCACTAGTAGAGAAAGGTATCGACGTCGAAATATATACGCCGAGCCATGGCCTTAAAACCAATAAGGGATTTAAAAGGGAGGTTTTTAAAACCAGTATCAACGGCGTTGAGTACTCTATACTAGAGTATAATGCACCAGTGAAACACTATATAGTCTCCGGCGGTATACTAGAGGATCCCCTGGTTTACTCTTCAAACCTTGTCTCGAAGAGCCTTGTTTTCGCAAGGGTGATCAGGGAGTACTTTAATCAAATAGTTGGAGAAGGAGAGATACCCGACATAGTCCATGGACACGATTGGCACAGCTATCCAGCGCTTCTCGCCATCAACCTTGAATCAACTAGGAGGGGTACACCTATAGGTATAGTATACCATGTGCATCTGCTTTCACATGGATTCATGGATCTCCAAGAGATCACCAGGGGGTTGAACATATGGAGTAATGACCATGTCCGCGGCAAGCTAGGGATTAAGTCGTTCGAGGAATATTATTATGCATCAGGCGGCTGGATCGAGAAGCTGGCCGCGTTGACAAGCGATAGGGTTATAGTAGTTAGTAAAGGATATACTAGAGACGTTGTGAGATATGTAGGTCTGGATAATGCTGATAGAGTAGACTATGTGTTTAATGCATCAACATGGACCTGGAGCACGGTCCTGGATACAGTGTCGAAGTATATTGGTGACAGGGATCCCTTCAGCTATGAAGCACGTAGGTTAGTCAGGGATAAGATGCTTAGGGAAGAATTAAGGCTAATCAACGTTGAAAACCCTGATCCCTATTTAAGAGATGTCATTAACAGGCTCATCGATAAATACGGGGTATCAATTAGTTCGCCATTCAAACAAGATGGACCATTAATATTGCTCACAGGTAGATCCACGAGACAAAAAGGCATAGACCTACTGCTTAAATCGATGGATAAGCTCTTAGTAGAAGTACCACGGACTAGAGTCGTCTTAGCGGTGATCCCTGTAAGCGGTACAGAGGAGTTGTTAAGGGAGATCATAGAGTACCAATTATTGTTCCCGGATAACCTGAGGATTCTACCAGGATATATTGACCACGAACACTATTTAATGCTGTATTATGCCGCTTCAGTCTTTCTAGCAGCAAGCAGGTATGAGCCATTCGGACTAGTGGTATTAGAGGCTTTGTCCTCAGGTACACCTGTTGCTGCATCTAATACAGGCGGGTTCAGAGACCTCATCAAGGATGTGAGGATGTATAGCCTAGATGGAACGGGTGCACTGTTCCCCCCACTTGATGTAGATGGAATGATCGATGCCGTGAAGACTGTTCTCGAAATAGTTGAAGACAGGGAGAGATCAGTTGTGTTCAGGAGGAGATGCGTGGAACATTCCAAACAGTTCTCATGGAGTAGTTCGGCCGATAAGCTAATCAAGATATATACGAGTATTAAGAGTCAGGCTGGAGGCAGAGACGCATTGTAG
- a CDS encoding glycoside hydrolase family 57 protein, with the protein MSLIPPRKIRDIEAYLILNKPVLKPGEEAKIHVLVSGSGERKMHVMVYDDEKAIFDGDITVGGSLIAGIIPYDTPSSPGIYKVYLKIGDIVVDELTYMVYDAEEKSKPKNLALVWHHHQAPNYLPDGAIHGPWAFIYTYGSSLKPYGDAPYRYHAQMLQKHRDYHATYNLSPSLIKQWDTAVKHGVVFATGEKIEPGSEKAKLIEETMNMYKDAYKRGQIDVLTSIYAHTIGGFLVDVLGLSDIVRDEVKYGVSVTREVLGITPLGAWTPEMAFSMKMIDVYYDNGIEYTILDDKCHFEIAEGEKTTSYEPYVALNKDSGKHIVVYFRDHELSDVLSFKNNFTSEAHAWRNAYEVSLLIARKIMGIPGRMLTLALDGENWMVFASNPPLTALYFDKLLLFLESLSDEGVLRLANLREVYEELPATRILMKIPTNTWLCTFRKWRGEKEEHEEYWLKVVDAYMKIRAYESLVKGRDPYSEKARWALWHALDSDYWWAEFWSPKIIKTWLNESLRYIDERLKGIQIKDIKIPGKPMSNTPFTLIVEVMNTLETPVKAIVKVSCPSRNCVSWKEFETPGRTSTSIPVEITVGEVGLIPFSVVIQSDSYIISSFIKEIEIYPSIPSNPR; encoded by the coding sequence ATGTCGCTTATACCTCCCAGGAAAATACGTGATATAGAGGCGTATTTAATCCTTAATAAACCGGTTCTAAAACCCGGTGAAGAAGCGAAAATACATGTCCTCGTATCAGGTAGCGGAGAAAGAAAAATGCATGTCATGGTGTATGATGATGAGAAAGCCATCTTCGACGGGGACATCACTGTAGGGGGCTCCTTAATAGCCGGCATAATACCTTACGACACGCCGAGCAGTCCAGGCATATACAAGGTCTACCTGAAGATAGGGGATATCGTAGTGGATGAATTAACATACATGGTATATGATGCCGAGGAGAAATCTAAGCCGAAAAACCTGGCACTTGTATGGCATCACCACCAAGCCCCGAATTACCTACCCGATGGCGCGATTCATGGACCATGGGCATTTATCTATACATATGGTAGTTCCCTTAAGCCATATGGTGATGCACCCTACAGGTATCATGCACAAATGCTTCAGAAGCATCGTGACTACCATGCAACCTATAATCTGAGTCCGAGCTTGATTAAGCAGTGGGACACTGCTGTTAAGCATGGCGTAGTCTTCGCAACCGGGGAAAAGATTGAGCCTGGTAGCGAGAAAGCTAAGTTGATAGAGGAAACCATGAATATGTATAAGGATGCATATAAACGGGGCCAGATAGATGTGCTAACTAGTATCTATGCCCATACAATAGGTGGTTTCCTAGTAGATGTACTCGGGCTAAGCGATATAGTACGGGACGAAGTAAAGTATGGGGTATCTGTTACAAGGGAGGTATTGGGGATAACACCGCTTGGAGCATGGACTCCTGAGATGGCTTTCTCGATGAAGATGATAGATGTTTACTATGATAACGGGATAGAGTATACTATTCTAGATGATAAATGTCATTTCGAGATAGCTGAAGGAGAGAAAACCACTAGCTACGAACCATATGTTGCTTTAAATAAAGATAGCGGGAAACACATAGTAGTGTACTTTAGGGACCATGAGTTAAGCGATGTATTAAGCTTTAAAAACAATTTCACGAGCGAGGCCCACGCTTGGAGAAACGCATATGAGGTATCACTTCTCATAGCCAGGAAGATCATGGGGATACCAGGTAGGATGCTAACCCTTGCACTAGATGGTGAGAATTGGATGGTTTTCGCAAGTAATCCACCTTTAACAGCATTGTACTTTGATAAACTATTATTGTTCCTGGAATCCCTGAGCGATGAAGGTGTGTTAAGGTTGGCTAATCTGAGGGAGGTATATGAGGAGTTACCTGCAACACGTATACTTATGAAGATCCCTACTAATACATGGCTTTGTACGTTCAGGAAGTGGAGAGGGGAAAAAGAAGAACATGAGGAATACTGGCTTAAAGTAGTTGACGCCTATATGAAGATAAGGGCGTATGAATCGCTGGTTAAGGGAAGAGATCCTTATAGTGAGAAGGCTAGATGGGCGTTATGGCATGCCCTTGATAGCGATTACTGGTGGGCAGAGTTCTGGTCACCTAAAATCATAAAGACATGGTTAAACGAGTCACTGAGGTATATAGATGAGAGATTAAAGGGCATCCAGATAAAGGATATTAAAATACCTGGAAAACCGATGTCAAACACGCCTTTCACACTTATCGTGGAGGTCATGAATACCCTGGAAACCCCTGTTAAAGCCATTGTTAAAGTATCCTGTCCAAGCAGGAACTGTGTTAGTTGGAAGGAATTTGAGACCCCGGGTAGGACATCTACAAGCATACCAGTAGAGATCACTGTGGGCGAAGTGGGGTTAATACCGTTCTCAGTGGTGATTCAATCCGATTCATACATTATCTCTAGCTTCATCAAGGAGATCGAGATATATCCATCCATACCATCGAATCCACGATAG
- a CDS encoding DHH family phosphoesterase yields the protein MRKAVVTHWDIDGLASNTIISRYTRPDKKVLSSVTSTFKYLMSLFEEGYSEIVVADLNPQLTDLNNYVNLFNAMRKRGCIVKWLDHHLWPEGVEKTFIEFSDVVSYINDPFTVTADISANFVNAARDRFVTMLIELAFDDDWFQGKYELTTIYRRILRFYKWETRYRVLESLLAGDIAPRWMLELYRLEVKNIYENLIREALGRAELVERKGVKILVFPDVDPRVHPGELISVAEKNGFTSHVYIVRYPRGVNLRSDYVDVSKIALKYGGGGHRKISGIPGRVDIETLINEIVRAIEVEAKVHGNYII from the coding sequence ATGAGGAAAGCTGTTGTAACGCACTGGGATATAGACGGGCTTGCATCAAACACTATTATTTCACGTTACACGCGTCCCGATAAGAAGGTACTTTCCTCCGTTACATCTACATTTAAGTATTTAATGAGTTTATTTGAGGAAGGCTATAGCGAAATAGTGGTCGCCGATTTAAACCCCCAGTTAACTGATCTAAATAATTATGTGAATTTATTTAACGCGATGCGTAAAAGGGGATGTATAGTTAAATGGCTAGATCACCATCTATGGCCCGAAGGGGTTGAAAAAACTTTTATTGAATTCAGTGATGTTGTCTCATATATTAATGATCCATTCACTGTTACAGCAGATATCTCAGCAAACTTCGTGAACGCTGCCAGGGATAGATTTGTCACGATGCTTATAGAGCTAGCCTTCGACGACGACTGGTTCCAAGGCAAATACGAGTTGACTACTATATATAGACGTATCCTAAGATTCTACAAGTGGGAGACAAGGTATAGAGTTCTAGAGTCACTACTAGCCGGTGACATAGCTCCTAGATGGATGCTAGAACTATACAGGCTTGAAGTCAAAAACATTTACGAAAACCTGATTAGAGAAGCGCTTGGCAGGGCAGAGCTAGTAGAAAGGAAAGGAGTCAAAATACTGGTCTTCCCTGACGTAGATCCCAGGGTCCATCCAGGTGAGTTGATAAGCGTAGCCGAGAAGAACGGATTCACCTCACATGTGTATATAGTTAGATATCCTAGAGGAGTTAACCTACGCAGCGACTATGTCGACGTATCAAAAATAGCGTTGAAATATGGTGGGGGAGGACATAGGAAGATATCCGGGATACCCGGTAGAGTAGATATTGAGACCCTGATCAACGAAATAGTTAGGGCCATCGAGGTCGAGGCTAAAGTTCATGGTAACTACATTATTTAA